The following proteins come from a genomic window of Mucinivorans hirudinis:
- a CDS encoding Alpha-N-acetylglucosaminidase, whose amino-acid sequence MKKIGVTLTLLLLFIATVSAQKPVYELVERINKGASKLFLFDITDPQSDVDFFELDQKGSRVWIRGNSNVSIATGLNWYLKYHANIQITWNNPRQVLENLPKVKKVERRSTELLTRYYFNYCTFSYSMAFWDWKRWEQEIDFMAMHGINLPLALTGTSVVWRNTLMKLGYSKEEATAFIAGPAHQAWWLMNNLEGADDPIPESFFKNEEALAKQINERYREWGIEPVFAGYAGMVPRNAGEKLGLKVQDPGLWCGYPRPAFLQPEDPRFAEIAKVYYDEMTKLYGKANYYAIDPFHEGGSTKGVDLPSAGQAIYGAIKQANPDAVWVIQSWQAAPYQKMIDQVPAGKVLVLDLFSEGRPQWGDPKSTWYRKNGFEQHDWIYCMLLNFGGNTGMFGKMDRLIDGYYLARQSPQGKHLRGVGATAEGIENNPVMYELLFELPWHPEKFSREQWLVSWVKARYGRNYPQLDQAWTILANTAYNPPYESTQEGTSESVICSRPALVVDRVSSWATAKMYYKSEDFLKALELMFSVADRFRYVNNYLYDLADVARQAMANRANDLLPKLLTAFEKGDKVEFKKLSDNFLNLILLEDRLLGTRREFLVGAYIEQAQKMAANQAEYPYYRQTALRLITTWGNRFAANKGGLHDYSHREWNGLLRDFYYPRWKYFFDQINSTGIIPVGTDYFDMEDQWVRGNTQYSPVPLGNTIELVGEVINFLQK is encoded by the coding sequence ATGAAAAAAATAGGTGTTACATTAACATTGTTGTTATTGTTTATAGCAACCGTTTCGGCGCAAAAACCTGTATATGAACTTGTTGAACGCATAAACAAGGGGGCATCCAAACTATTTTTGTTCGATATTACCGACCCGCAATCCGATGTCGATTTCTTTGAGCTAGACCAAAAAGGTTCGCGGGTGTGGATTCGCGGTAACTCGAATGTGAGCATCGCAACGGGACTCAACTGGTACTTGAAGTATCACGCCAATATTCAGATTACTTGGAATAATCCGCGCCAAGTGCTCGAGAATCTGCCAAAGGTCAAAAAGGTGGAACGGCGCAGCACCGAGCTTCTCACGCGCTACTACTTCAATTACTGCACTTTTTCCTACTCGATGGCTTTCTGGGATTGGAAACGCTGGGAGCAGGAGATAGACTTTATGGCTATGCACGGCATAAATCTGCCGTTGGCATTGACGGGCACGAGCGTTGTTTGGCGCAACACATTAATGAAACTCGGATACTCGAAAGAGGAGGCTACAGCGTTTATTGCCGGACCTGCACATCAGGCGTGGTGGCTTATGAACAACCTTGAGGGGGCGGATGACCCGATTCCGGAATCGTTCTTCAAGAATGAGGAGGCGCTTGCCAAGCAGATAAATGAACGTTACCGAGAATGGGGCATTGAGCCTGTTTTTGCAGGCTATGCAGGTATGGTACCCCGAAATGCGGGTGAGAAACTAGGACTGAAGGTTCAAGACCCGGGTCTTTGGTGCGGATATCCCCGCCCTGCCTTTTTACAACCCGAAGACCCTCGCTTTGCAGAAATCGCAAAGGTCTATTATGATGAAATGACAAAATTATATGGCAAGGCAAACTACTATGCCATAGACCCTTTCCACGAGGGAGGTTCCACCAAGGGTGTCGATCTGCCAAGTGCCGGTCAAGCCATATATGGGGCTATCAAGCAGGCTAATCCCGATGCCGTTTGGGTGATACAGAGCTGGCAGGCTGCGCCTTACCAAAAGATGATTGACCAGGTGCCGGCGGGGAAAGTCTTGGTTCTAGACCTATTCAGCGAGGGGCGTCCGCAGTGGGGTGACCCCAAGTCTACGTGGTATCGCAAAAATGGCTTCGAGCAACACGACTGGATATATTGTATGTTGCTCAACTTCGGCGGAAATACAGGTATGTTCGGCAAGATGGATCGACTCATCGATGGTTACTACCTCGCACGCCAGTCACCACAGGGCAAGCACCTGCGCGGCGTGGGGGCAACAGCGGAAGGCATTGAGAACAATCCTGTTATGTATGAGTTGCTGTTCGAGTTGCCTTGGCATCCCGAAAAATTTTCGCGCGAGCAGTGGCTCGTAAGCTGGGTTAAGGCACGTTACGGACGCAATTATCCTCAGCTGGACCAGGCTTGGACAATCCTTGCCAACACAGCTTACAATCCACCCTACGAATCCACTCAAGAGGGTACCTCAGAGTCGGTCATATGCTCTCGTCCGGCATTGGTTGTGGATAGGGTTTCGAGTTGGGCAACGGCGAAGATGTACTATAAATCCGAGGATTTTCTAAAAGCTCTCGAACTGATGTTCTCGGTTGCCGACCGTTTCCGCTACGTAAATAACTACCTATACGACCTGGCAGACGTGGCACGTCAGGCAATGGCGAATCGAGCCAATGACCTGTTACCAAAACTATTAACCGCCTTCGAAAAGGGAGATAAAGTAGAGTTCAAGAAACTGTCCGACAACTTTCTAAATCTTATCCTATTAGAGGACAGATTACTCGGCACGCGGCGCGAATTTTTGGTGGGGGCATACATTGAACAGGCGCAGAAGATGGCAGCAAATCAGGCGGAATATCCATACTACCGCCAAACGGCTCTTCGACTCATCACCACTTGGGGCAACCGTTTTGCGGCAAACAAGGGTGGACTTCACGACTACTCTCATCGCGAGTGGAACGGACTATTGCGTGACTTCTACTATCCCCGTTGGAAGTATTTCTTCGACCAAATCAATTCTACGGGTATAATTCCTGTGGGAACGGATTATTTCGATATGGAGGATCAGTGGGTGCGCGGCAACACGCAATATTCGCCTGTGCCATTGGGGAATACGATAGAACTGGTGGGTGAGGTGATAAATTTCTTGCAAAAGTAG
- a CDS encoding TonB family protein / TonB-dependent receptor: MLAVFSLANVSAVATTPYLQSKNINVTLKVVESDGETPFVGAVIFLQSNHQKSTVSDVNGVAKLTGVPADGTLVVEFLGMETQNIAINERTQITIVMKEAAQAIEDVVVVGFGKQKKASVVGAVSTVKGEELRVTNATLSNAFAGRIAGVIAVQRGGEPGADGASFWIRGISTFSGSTSPLIYIDGVEVSSGDLNALAPEVIEGFSILKDASATALYGARGANGVILVTTRNGKDMEKARINIRFQNTFTQPTQVVKIADGVDYMNARNYAILNRNPNATPYFSEQQIEGVKNNLNPYIFPNTDWQSYLFEDWTTTQALNMNVTGGGKRTDYFISATLNNEFGMFKKDPNNKFDNNIQNMRLSLQANVGVLLTPTTKANVRINSNILEYNGSQTSSAYIYQCMFEAPGVMFAPVLPSQKNEDHILFGSKNGGPVSGRFRNPYAEMVSGYSNNSQSTVISSFDIDQNLKFITEGLSAKGMVSFKNWSTTSVTRRFTPYYYGVTDWRVENGEYLYNYGVINKGSNALSTSTSNGGDRLTTLQFSLDYNRTFAEKHNVSAMLVYLQRDYNTNAPGTFYATLPTRNQGVAARVTYGYDNRYLLELNAGYNGSENFAEGSRFGLFPSFSVGYNIANEAYFESLRSVVNQLKLRGSYGLVGNSSTASRFPYLTLVNLNGAGYTFGDQWQTSQTGAIVTTYGAAGARWERGVKANIGLDLTLFNSLSLSVDVFNEERNDIFMQRNIIPAESGITGSLKPYANLGRVKNEGIEASLEYNKAIGSDWLVSVRGNFTFAKNELLDRDEPMYKWDYQSSIGQPLNCYYGLIAEGLFQSDEEVKNSPNQTYTPNLRAGDVKYKDLNEDGKIDDNDRTTIGYPTVPQIVYGLGASLQYKKLSFSLFFQGVARTSLNMNSFHPFTPDQNTLLDFVAQDYWREDNPNAAYPRLVDNINQSTHNNVRTSTFWMRDGSFIRLKSVELGYNVGKFRVFVSGQNLLTWAPFKHWDPELGGGRGLSYPNLRTATIGIQATF, from the coding sequence ATGTTAGCTGTTTTCTCGCTTGCAAATGTGTCGGCTGTTGCTACAACACCCTACTTGCAGAGCAAGAACATCAACGTAACTCTGAAAGTTGTCGAGAGTGACGGAGAGACACCATTTGTGGGCGCTGTAATCTTCCTACAGTCGAACCATCAAAAATCAACAGTTTCTGACGTAAATGGTGTGGCAAAACTGACAGGCGTGCCTGCGGACGGAACGCTTGTGGTGGAGTTTCTGGGTATGGAGACACAAAACATTGCCATCAACGAAAGGACACAAATCACTATTGTGATGAAAGAGGCTGCACAGGCCATCGAAGATGTGGTGGTTGTGGGTTTCGGTAAGCAGAAAAAAGCAAGTGTGGTGGGTGCTGTGTCTACTGTCAAGGGCGAGGAGCTTCGCGTAACCAATGCTACACTTAGCAACGCTTTTGCCGGTCGTATCGCCGGTGTGATAGCTGTTCAGCGCGGCGGTGAGCCAGGTGCGGACGGTGCAAGTTTCTGGATTCGAGGTATCTCTACCTTCTCGGGTTCTACCTCTCCTCTTATATATATAGACGGGGTGGAGGTCTCCTCGGGAGACCTTAACGCTCTTGCTCCGGAGGTTATCGAGGGATTTTCTATCTTGAAAGATGCCTCGGCTACGGCTCTTTACGGAGCACGCGGTGCGAATGGCGTCATCCTTGTTACCACACGTAACGGCAAGGATATGGAGAAGGCGAGAATCAACATTCGTTTCCAAAACACATTTACTCAACCTACTCAGGTTGTTAAGATTGCAGATGGTGTAGATTATATGAATGCACGTAACTATGCCATTCTTAATCGTAACCCTAACGCCACGCCATACTTCTCGGAACAACAGATAGAGGGTGTTAAGAATAATCTGAATCCTTATATTTTTCCGAATACGGATTGGCAAAGCTATCTATTCGAAGATTGGACAACTACTCAAGCTCTCAATATGAATGTAACAGGTGGCGGTAAACGCACCGACTACTTTATCAGTGCTACGCTCAACAACGAGTTCGGTATGTTCAAAAAAGACCCCAATAACAAGTTTGATAACAACATTCAGAATATGCGCCTCTCATTACAGGCTAACGTAGGCGTGCTTCTGACTCCTACGACAAAGGCTAATGTTCGTATCAACTCTAATATTCTAGAATACAATGGTTCACAAACGTCTTCGGCATACATCTATCAATGTATGTTCGAGGCTCCGGGCGTAATGTTTGCTCCGGTTCTTCCGTCTCAGAAGAACGAAGACCACATACTCTTCGGGAGCAAGAATGGTGGTCCTGTTTCCGGACGTTTCCGTAACCCCTATGCCGAGATGGTCAGCGGCTACTCAAACAACAGCCAATCTACCGTTATTTCGAGTTTTGATATAGATCAAAATCTTAAATTCATCACCGAGGGACTTAGTGCCAAGGGTATGGTTTCTTTCAAAAACTGGTCTACGACAAGCGTCACTCGTCGCTTTACCCCTTACTACTACGGCGTGACGGACTGGCGAGTGGAAAATGGTGAATATCTCTATAATTACGGAGTAATCAACAAGGGTTCTAATGCCCTCTCTACATCGACCTCAAACGGTGGTGACCGCCTTACAACCCTGCAGTTCTCGTTAGACTATAATCGCACGTTCGCCGAAAAACATAATGTGAGCGCTATGTTGGTTTACCTCCAACGTGACTATAATACCAATGCTCCCGGAACGTTCTATGCAACTCTTCCCACGAGAAACCAAGGTGTTGCCGCACGTGTAACCTACGGCTACGACAACCGTTACCTGCTGGAACTGAATGCAGGTTATAACGGTTCCGAAAATTTTGCAGAAGGCAGCCGTTTTGGTCTCTTCCCTTCTTTTTCTGTGGGTTACAATATTGCTAATGAGGCATATTTCGAATCCCTTCGCTCTGTGGTCAATCAGTTGAAACTTCGCGGCTCATACGGTTTGGTGGGTAACTCTTCAACCGCTTCTCGTTTCCCATACCTCACTCTTGTAAATCTCAATGGTGCGGGATACACATTCGGCGACCAATGGCAGACCTCACAAACAGGCGCTATTGTAACCACTTACGGCGCCGCGGGTGCACGTTGGGAAAGAGGTGTAAAGGCAAACATAGGTTTGGATTTGACTCTTTTCAACAGCCTGTCACTAAGCGTGGATGTATTTAATGAGGAGCGTAACGATATCTTTATGCAGCGTAATATCATTCCTGCTGAATCGGGCATTACGGGCTCATTGAAGCCTTATGCAAACCTTGGACGTGTCAAGAACGAGGGTATCGAGGCTTCCTTGGAGTATAACAAAGCTATCGGCTCAGATTGGTTGGTTTCTGTTCGTGGGAACTTCACATTTGCAAAGAACGAACTTCTCGACCGCGACGAACCAATGTACAAGTGGGATTACCAATCATCTATCGGACAGCCTCTGAACTGCTATTACGGCTTGATCGCCGAGGGTCTATTCCAAAGCGATGAGGAGGTAAAAAATAGTCCTAATCAAACTTACACTCCAAACCTTAGAGCAGGTGATGTTAAATATAAAGACCTAAACGAGGATGGTAAGATTGATGACAACGACCGCACAACTATCGGCTACCCGACCGTACCGCAGATTGTTTACGGTCTGGGAGCATCGCTACAGTACAAGAAACTTTCATTCTCTTTGTTCTTTCAAGGCGTCGCGCGAACTAGCTTGAATATGAACAGTTTCCATCCGTTTACCCCTGACCAAAACACGCTTTTGGACTTTGTAGCGCAGGACTACTGGCGCGAGGACAATCCAAATGCAGCATATCCTCGATTGGTAGATAACATCAACCAATCGACTCACAACAACGTAAGGACTTCGACATTTTGGATGAGAGACGGTTCGTTCATACGTTTGAAGAGTGTGGAATTGGGGTACAATGTGGGGAAATTCCGCGTATTCGTATCCGGACAAAACCTTTTGACCTGGGCTCCGTTCAAACATTGGGACCCCGAGCTCGGCGGCGGTCGTGGTTTGAGCTATCCTAACCTTCGTACGGCTACAATAGGTATTCAAGCTACATTCTAA
- a CDS encoding SusD family outer membrane protein: MKKIILLIAATVAISLNSCNFLNIVPDDTPTMNEAFKNESTAEAFVYTCYAYIPNYLHCRENFGWLMSNETTASKHWGAQYFAFLQMQNRMYSASSPVLDIWQRCYQGIKQCYIFLNNIEKVKPLIISQADFDAKKKVWIAEAKFLIAYYHFVLMEHYGPVVIVDTEIMLDGSGDDFFRPRKSYDECVTIVADMFDEAMKDLPTTVSRSDYGRATKVIAQTIKSKLYFYAASPLFNGNTYYADFKDKDGKALINQVFDKSKWQKAMNETKIAIQMAEAGGAKLYEYTKETGLSAFDKAVKTARYTMVDPWNQELIWGYSGWKEVKGDGGSYQTHVIPKGFAPRGVYPFGGIGPTLTAVRMFYSKNGLPIESDPAYDYANSMKVKDGDNTLYLHRDREPRFYAAIGFNRGPYELNDQTYELKLCRGEQNGLEMTQTQGNADHLYTGYAVKKGVHPSTQVLSSGTVNLVLYPFPIFRLGELYMNYIEACAEFNGSLDQDATTYFNAIRTKAGLPSLSTSFGNPTGAKLIEVIRRERMIEFAFEGKWMYDLRRWKKATEFYAADRGGMSGLNSLATTLEDYYVERKMPERPIIFDDHQYLYPIAQSYVNINYNLIQNPGW, translated from the coding sequence ATGAAAAAAATAATATTACTTATTGCAGCCACAGTTGCAATATCACTAAATAGTTGTAACTTTTTGAATATCGTTCCGGATGATACACCCACTATGAACGAAGCTTTCAAAAATGAGAGTACTGCCGAGGCTTTTGTGTACACTTGCTACGCCTATATTCCGAACTACCTCCACTGTCGCGAAAATTTCGGTTGGCTTATGTCAAATGAAACCACAGCATCCAAGCACTGGGGCGCGCAGTATTTTGCGTTCCTACAAATGCAGAATCGTATGTATAGTGCCAGTTCTCCGGTGCTGGATATTTGGCAAAGATGCTACCAAGGAATTAAGCAGTGTTATATTTTCTTGAACAACATAGAAAAGGTTAAACCGCTTATTATCAGCCAAGCCGACTTCGATGCCAAAAAGAAGGTGTGGATTGCCGAGGCGAAATTCCTTATCGCTTACTATCACTTTGTTTTGATGGAGCACTACGGACCGGTGGTGATTGTAGATACTGAGATTATGCTTGACGGCTCGGGTGATGATTTCTTCCGCCCTCGCAAATCTTACGATGAGTGCGTAACAATAGTTGCCGATATGTTCGACGAGGCTATGAAAGACCTTCCCACCACCGTATCGCGTAGCGACTATGGGCGTGCTACGAAGGTTATTGCTCAGACAATCAAGTCTAAACTCTATTTCTATGCAGCAAGCCCGCTCTTCAACGGCAATACATACTATGCTGACTTCAAGGATAAGGACGGTAAGGCGCTTATCAACCAAGTTTTTGATAAAAGCAAGTGGCAGAAAGCTATGAATGAGACTAAAATCGCTATCCAAATGGCTGAAGCCGGTGGTGCGAAACTGTATGAATACACAAAAGAGACCGGACTTTCTGCCTTTGACAAAGCGGTAAAGACGGCACGTTATACGATGGTAGACCCTTGGAATCAAGAGTTGATTTGGGGCTACTCCGGTTGGAAAGAGGTAAAGGGAGATGGTGGCTCGTACCAAACACACGTTATCCCTAAGGGCTTTGCCCCACGCGGCGTCTATCCGTTCGGCGGCATCGGTCCCACCCTCACAGCCGTGAGGATGTTCTATTCTAAAAATGGTCTACCTATCGAGAGCGACCCGGCTTACGACTACGCTAACTCTATGAAGGTGAAGGACGGCGACAATACCCTATACCTACACCGCGACCGAGAGCCACGTTTCTACGCAGCCATCGGTTTCAACCGCGGACCCTACGAGTTGAACGACCAAACGTATGAGCTGAAACTTTGTCGTGGCGAACAAAACGGCTTGGAAATGACTCAAACACAAGGCAATGCCGACCATCTGTACACCGGATACGCAGTCAAGAAAGGCGTTCATCCCTCGACCCAAGTGTTGTCCTCGGGCACTGTCAATCTCGTACTGTATCCTTTCCCAATCTTCCGCTTGGGCGAGTTGTATATGAATTACATTGAGGCGTGCGCCGAGTTCAACGGCTCGTTAGACCAAGATGCTACAACCTACTTCAACGCTATCCGTACAAAGGCGGGACTTCCATCCCTATCCACCTCTTTTGGCAACCCCACGGGTGCGAAACTTATTGAGGTGATTCGTCGCGAACGTATGATTGAGTTTGCGTTCGAAGGCAAATGGATGTATGACCTGCGCCGTTGGAAGAAAGCTACAGAATTTTATGCTGCCGACCGTGGTGGTATGTCGGGTCTGAATTCGTTGGCGACAACATTGGAAGATTACTATGTAGAACGTAAAATGCCCGAACGTCCGATTATATTCGACGACCACCAATACCTCTATCCGATTGCACAAAGCTATGTTAATATCAACTACAACCTAATCCAAAATCCCGGTTGGTAG
- a CDS encoding Potassium voltage-gated channel subfamily KQT-like protein gives MVQADNSKYPPSVVYDVLMLLAIFASIVPLMFRGNYQIFQVMEITAVLIFIVDYLFRWYTAGLAAEHNNLSAYIKYPFTFMAIIDLLSILPGLSLINNSFKLLRITRLLRITRVLKLIRYSKHLVVLLAVLKKECNVLLSVLALAIGYIFITALIMFNSDMYFENFFDALYWATTTLTTVGYGDIFPHTNLGRLISMLSALFGVAIIALPSGIITASYLEELKRQHRSDSR, from the coding sequence TAGTGTATGATGTCCTGATGCTTTTGGCTATTTTTGCCAGCATAGTTCCCCTTATGTTTAGGGGGAATTACCAGATATTTCAGGTAATGGAAATAACTGCTGTCTTGATATTCATTGTCGATTATTTATTTCGGTGGTATACGGCAGGATTGGCAGCAGAGCATAACAATCTTTCTGCTTATATAAAATATCCGTTTACTTTTATGGCTATCATTGACCTATTGTCAATTTTGCCGGGATTGAGTTTGATTAATAACTCTTTCAAGTTATTAAGAATTACCAGATTGCTGCGTATTACCCGAGTTCTGAAACTAATACGATATTCAAAACATTTGGTCGTGCTGCTTGCGGTCTTGAAAAAGGAGTGTAACGTGTTGCTGTCTGTTCTTGCGTTGGCAATCGGATATATATTTATTACGGCATTGATAATGTTCAACTCTGATATGTATTTCGAGAATTTCTTCGATGCATTGTACTGGGCAACGACCACACTAACGACGGTAGGATATGGCGATATATTTCCTCATACGAATTTGGGGCGACTTATAAGTATGCTTTCAGCATTGTTTGGTGTTGCAATAATAGCACTTCCATCAGGTATCATTACAGCCAGTTATCTTGAAGAGTTAAAAAGACAGCACCGTTCAGATTCTCGATAA